A part of Citrifermentans bremense genomic DNA contains:
- a CDS encoding tyrosine-type recombinase/integrase, with amino-acid sequence MDTARGKRKNNKLAEKPKLPTGLYWRKDSRYIWMTITNEDGKRVQFSTKCSNKKDALKVYESSQKAILEEKFGLRKTDRSEVVYFKELTAKYKEYAEGRYEDYDRLRKYIYTQLEAAFGEKKLKDIKLSDLEMFQSSCRKRGLKNSTIEKKINVFMHMLRKAVDWEFLDNNTLIKLRKLDRYEDDSARLRFISVAEAEKLIQNCDLHLQPIVITALCTGMRKREILNLCWSPHMITMKYGKTKRLPYVDLEQGFIFVETQSSKNKRMRQIPISEKLWRILSNMVQVEGIPYLFFNRLTGAPYKNVPRSFTAAVARTKLVDFRFHDLRHTFASQLVIHGVDLNRVRELLGHADMKMTMRYAHLAPNNLRGPVDWLGSQFKNLNRHELPHRAERPEVPAYALIQVDPSLETRKSEATMRRSFDIPYLDYEVPGDTEVDQTKE; translated from the coding sequence ATGGACACGGCCAGAGGAAAACGTAAAAACAACAAATTGGCTGAAAAGCCCAAACTCCCAACCGGCCTCTATTGGCGGAAAGACTCCAGGTATATCTGGATGACCATAACTAATGAGGACGGCAAGCGCGTCCAATTCTCTACGAAATGCTCAAATAAAAAGGACGCACTTAAGGTTTACGAATCGTCCCAAAAAGCAATCCTTGAAGAAAAATTTGGTCTAAGGAAAACGGACCGCTCAGAGGTCGTATATTTCAAGGAACTTACCGCAAAATACAAGGAGTATGCTGAAGGTCGGTACGAGGATTATGATCGATTACGTAAGTATATATATACGCAGCTTGAAGCAGCGTTCGGTGAAAAGAAGTTAAAAGATATAAAACTGTCCGATCTAGAAATGTTCCAGAGTTCTTGTCGAAAGAGGGGACTGAAAAATTCAACTATCGAAAAAAAAATCAATGTTTTTATGCATATGTTACGAAAAGCCGTTGATTGGGAGTTTTTGGACAACAACACCCTTATCAAGTTAAGAAAGCTCGATCGATATGAAGATGACTCAGCTCGCCTTAGATTTATCTCAGTGGCTGAAGCCGAAAAGTTGATCCAAAATTGCGATCTGCACCTTCAACCTATTGTAATCACAGCGCTATGTACGGGAATGCGTAAGCGAGAGATTTTGAACCTCTGCTGGTCCCCACACATGATTACCATGAAATATGGTAAAACGAAGCGTCTGCCATACGTAGACCTTGAACAGGGCTTTATTTTTGTTGAGACCCAGAGCTCCAAGAATAAACGAATGAGACAAATCCCGATCAGTGAAAAGCTGTGGCGAATTCTCAGCAACATGGTCCAGGTTGAAGGCATACCATACTTATTTTTCAATAGATTAACGGGAGCTCCTTACAAAAATGTTCCCCGATCATTCACCGCAGCGGTGGCCCGAACGAAACTCGTTGATTTCAGATTCCATGATCTTCGACACACCTTCGCCAGTCAACTTGTTATCCACGGGGTGGATCTCAATAGGGTTCGCGAACTTTTGGGTCATGCTGACATGAAAATGACTATGAGGTATGCTCACCTCGCTCCAAACAATCTGAGAGGCCCTGTGGATTGGCTTGGTTCACAATTCAAAAATCTCAACCGCCATGAACTTCCCCACCGGGCCGAACGACCAGAAGTCCCTGCATACGCGTTAATTCAGGTTGATCCTTCTCTGGAAACAAGGAAATCGGAGGCTACTATGAGGAGAAGTTTTGACATCCCATATCTTGATTATGAGGTACCTGGTGATACCGAAGTTGACCAGACTAAAGAGTAA
- the cobO gene encoding cob(I)yrinic acid a,c-diamide adenosyltransferase, protein MKLEQGLIQVYTGNGKGKTTASLGLALRATGRELKVCMIQFMKGGGPYGEQMAAERLAPFLTIIQTGRPGWVKKDNPHEADKQLAAEALELAAKTVQGGEYDLVILDEINGAVSMGLVPVEGVLDLMRKKPHHVELVLTGRNAPESVIEAADLVTEMREIKHYYKAGVPARVGIEK, encoded by the coding sequence GTGAAACTGGAACAGGGTCTTATTCAGGTGTATACCGGCAACGGCAAGGGGAAGACCACCGCTTCCCTGGGTCTTGCGCTGCGCGCTACCGGGCGCGAGCTTAAGGTCTGCATGATCCAGTTCATGAAGGGCGGGGGGCCTTACGGCGAGCAGATGGCTGCCGAGCGCCTGGCCCCCTTTCTCACCATTATCCAGACCGGGCGTCCCGGCTGGGTGAAAAAGGACAACCCCCACGAAGCTGACAAGCAGCTGGCGGCCGAGGCGCTTGAACTTGCCGCGAAGACCGTCCAGGGGGGCGAGTACGACCTGGTGATCCTCGACGAGATCAACGGCGCGGTTTCCATGGGGCTCGTCCCCGTCGAGGGGGTGCTCGATCTGATGCGCAAGAAGCCGCACCATGTCGAGTTGGTGCTGACCGGCAGAAACGCGCCCGAAAGCGTGATCGAGGCGGCCGACCTGGTCACCGAGATGCGGGAGATCAAGCACTACTACAAGGCTGGGGTCCCGGCGCGGGTGGGAATAGAGAAATAG
- a CDS encoding cobalamin B12-binding domain-containing protein translates to MAERRIRVLVGKPGLDGHDRGAKIIARAFRDAGFEVIYTGLHQTPEQIVSAAIQEDVDCVALSILSGAHNTLLPAVKEIMKEKGAGDIVLMAGGVIPEDDIPGLKAAGIAEVFTPGTSTETIVAWMRENVTPHA, encoded by the coding sequence ATGGCTGAAAGAAGAATACGTGTGCTGGTAGGCAAGCCGGGTCTGGACGGCCATGACAGGGGAGCCAAGATCATCGCCCGCGCTTTCCGCGACGCAGGTTTCGAGGTCATCTACACGGGGCTGCACCAGACCCCCGAGCAGATCGTTTCCGCCGCGATCCAGGAGGACGTCGACTGCGTTGCGCTCTCCATCCTTTCCGGCGCGCACAACACGCTCCTCCCAGCGGTGAAGGAGATCATGAAGGAGAAGGGTGCGGGCGACATCGTCCTTATGGCAGGCGGCGTCATCCCTGAAGACGACATCCCCGGCCTGAAAGCCGCCGGCATCGCAGAGGTCTTCACCCCCGGCACCTCGACCGAGACCATCGTGGCCTGGATGCGCGAGAACGTCACCCCGCACGCCTGA
- the meaB gene encoding methylmalonyl Co-A mutase-associated GTPase MeaB, with protein sequence MSLAERVLDGEIRAAARLMRDIDDRFKSAVDELKILYPHTGNAYIIGITGPPGAGKSTLVDQVVAAYRKKDLLVGVVAIDPTSPFSGGAILGDRIRMNRHADDAGVFIRSLATRGALGGLSRSTMDVLNVMDAMGLDVIVVETVGVGQDEVDIVSTAHTTVVVMVPGLGDDIQAIKAGILEIGDVFVVNKADRDGADRTARELTAMLEMKHPEPGDWMPHVIKTEAAKGLGIDELVEEFEAHRTYLKESGHLQRLIEERNAKIFADTLREELFESVFGAIKENGKYQQILDGMRDRSTDPYSAVEEVMAARSFS encoded by the coding sequence ATGAGCCTTGCCGAACGTGTGCTGGATGGCGAAATACGCGCCGCGGCGCGCCTGATGCGGGATATCGACGACCGCTTTAAAAGCGCCGTCGACGAGCTGAAGATCCTCTACCCCCATACCGGAAACGCCTACATCATCGGCATCACGGGCCCGCCGGGTGCAGGCAAGTCCACCCTGGTGGATCAGGTGGTGGCGGCCTACCGCAAGAAGGACCTCCTGGTGGGCGTGGTGGCGATCGACCCCACGAGCCCCTTTTCCGGCGGCGCCATTCTGGGCGACCGCATCAGGATGAACCGCCACGCGGACGACGCAGGGGTCTTCATCAGGAGTCTCGCCACCCGCGGCGCTCTTGGCGGGCTCTCCCGCTCGACCATGGACGTCCTCAATGTGATGGACGCGATGGGGCTCGACGTCATCGTGGTGGAAACGGTCGGGGTAGGGCAGGACGAGGTAGACATCGTTTCCACCGCGCATACCACGGTGGTGGTGATGGTCCCCGGCCTGGGAGACGACATCCAGGCGATCAAGGCGGGGATCCTGGAGATCGGCGACGTCTTCGTGGTCAACAAGGCGGACCGGGACGGCGCCGATCGGACCGCGCGCGAGCTGACCGCGATGCTCGAGATGAAACACCCGGAGCCCGGGGACTGGATGCCGCACGTGATCAAGACCGAAGCGGCGAAGGGGCTCGGCATCGACGAGCTGGTGGAAGAGTTCGAGGCGCACCGCACCTACCTGAAGGAGTCCGGCCACCTGCAGCGCCTGATCGAGGAAAGAAACGCCAAGATCTTCGCGGACACGCTGCGCGAGGAGCTCTTCGAGTCGGTCTTCGGCGCGATAAAGGAGAACGGGAAGTACCAGCAGATCCTGGACGGCATGCGCGACAGGAGCACCGATCCCTACAGCGCCGTCGAAGAGGTCATGGCCGCTCGCTCTTTTTCTTGA
- a CDS encoding L,D-transpeptidase family protein — protein sequence MFRKILFFLFVAVAFSIVVYNPLATSEPSANPDDPAKEDLTRVEYPSLATVPWTGHFVKPNDTLESLFGADWPTVARFNRIDRRHVYPGMTIKVPKDLAAAKNYCPLPAEYPEAKRYGKYILIDLTEQWMGAYENGKLKFSAPAATGAAGHETPVGLYRIDARDRQHTSSLYQTEDGSAQYPMDNAMRFHIGPDNVSYWIHARDLPGKPASHGCVGLFDEGMQNRVYGIPEKPVLIDSQKFYAWAVGENEYEDDSGHLEELEDGPAVEVRGANPVYRK from the coding sequence ATGTTTCGTAAGATACTGTTTTTCCTTTTCGTAGCCGTAGCTTTTTCCATCGTAGTCTACAATCCCTTGGCTACCTCCGAACCCTCCGCCAACCCCGACGACCCGGCCAAGGAAGACTTAACCCGCGTAGAATACCCGAGCCTCGCCACGGTCCCCTGGACCGGACACTTCGTAAAGCCCAACGACACCCTTGAATCGCTCTTCGGTGCCGACTGGCCCACGGTCGCGCGCTTCAACAGGATCGACCGCCGCCACGTCTACCCCGGCATGACAATAAAGGTCCCCAAGGACTTGGCCGCCGCCAAAAACTACTGCCCGCTTCCCGCCGAATACCCGGAGGCCAAGCGCTACGGTAAATACATCCTCATTGACCTCACCGAGCAGTGGATGGGGGCCTACGAGAACGGGAAGTTAAAGTTCTCCGCTCCCGCCGCAACAGGCGCTGCCGGGCATGAGACCCCGGTGGGGCTCTACCGCATCGACGCCCGCGACAGGCAGCACACCTCCTCGCTCTACCAGACCGAAGATGGCTCGGCGCAGTACCCGATGGACAACGCCATGCGCTTCCACATCGGTCCCGACAACGTCTCCTACTGGATCCATGCCAGGGACCTTCCCGGCAAGCCCGCCTCCCATGGCTGCGTCGGCCTCTTCGACGAGGGGATGCAGAACCGGGTCTACGGCATCCCGGAAAAGCCGGTGCTCATCGACTCGCAGAAGTTCTACGCCTGGGCCGTCGGCGAGAACGAGTACGAGGACGACAGCGGCCACCTGGAAGAGCTTGAGGACGGCCCTGCAGTCGAGGTGAGGGGAGCGAACCCGGTCTACCGGAAGTGA
- a CDS encoding DedA family protein, with translation MQEFFKEYLQVHGYWVLFLGTFLEGEAILIFAGFLAFGGYLNIYLVMLSALAGSFLGDQFYFHVGRRKGPFLLKFFTSIARKFRKALKLIERYGAFVAFISRYTYGFRIVLPIILGMTPFPSRYFLYLNLASALSWSVVFSMAGYLFGKGAALFIEDVGRYEPYLLLALGSIVFCFWISHFVIHWWRKRPARARLRRMKARHNLSP, from the coding sequence GTGCAGGAATTTTTCAAGGAATACCTGCAGGTGCATGGGTACTGGGTGCTGTTTCTGGGGACCTTTCTCGAAGGAGAGGCGATCCTCATCTTCGCCGGGTTCCTCGCCTTCGGGGGGTACCTGAACATCTACCTGGTCATGCTATCTGCTTTGGCGGGTTCTTTCCTGGGCGATCAGTTCTACTTCCATGTCGGACGTCGCAAGGGCCCCTTCCTCCTCAAGTTCTTTACCTCCATAGCCAGGAAGTTCAGAAAGGCCCTGAAGCTGATCGAGCGCTACGGCGCCTTCGTTGCCTTCATCTCCCGCTACACCTACGGCTTCAGGATCGTGCTTCCCATCATACTCGGCATGACGCCGTTTCCCTCACGTTACTTTCTGTACTTGAACCTGGCATCCGCCCTCAGTTGGTCCGTCGTCTTCTCCATGGCCGGGTACCTTTTCGGCAAAGGCGCTGCGCTCTTCATCGAAGACGTGGGGCGCTACGAGCCGTACCTGCTTCTTGCCCTGGGTTCCATCGTCTTTTGCTTCTGGATCAGCCATTTCGTGATCCACTGGTGGCGCAAGCGCCCGGCCAGGGCCAGGCTGAGAAGGATGAAGGCACGGCATAACCTATCCCCATAG
- a CDS encoding RNA methyltransferase, with product MDLKQRVSVVLVGTQSPGNIGMVCRAMKNMGLSDLRLVNPCQVDHLDAIKFAVSARNILDSARIFTSLEDAIADCEFSVATTRRHGKYRNEISTPAEIVERFSTCAPSSRLALVFGREDSGLTTDEVALCRWQSTIETADEFGSLNLSQAVLIFCYEFLKGVALAPVKQAREVAGSASLEPLYQHMERSFLRIGYLNPQNPDHMMRTLRRVFSRAELDEREVSSLRGLLSQIDWACAEFKGKKGE from the coding sequence ATGGATTTGAAGCAAAGAGTATCCGTCGTTTTGGTAGGGACCCAGAGTCCTGGCAACATAGGTATGGTCTGCAGGGCGATGAAGAACATGGGGCTCTCGGACCTGCGCCTGGTAAACCCGTGCCAGGTAGATCACCTGGACGCAATCAAGTTCGCCGTGTCCGCCCGGAACATACTCGATTCCGCCCGGATCTTCACCTCGCTGGAAGACGCCATCGCCGACTGCGAGTTCTCGGTCGCCACCACCAGGCGCCATGGCAAATACCGGAACGAGATCTCCACCCCGGCCGAGATCGTGGAGCGCTTCTCCACTTGCGCCCCTTCAAGCCGTCTGGCGCTCGTTTTCGGGCGCGAGGACAGCGGCCTTACCACCGACGAGGTCGCCCTTTGCCGCTGGCAATCGACCATAGAGACCGCAGACGAATTCGGCTCCTTGAATCTTTCCCAGGCCGTCCTCATCTTCTGCTACGAGTTTCTCAAGGGCGTGGCCCTTGCGCCGGTCAAGCAGGCCCGTGAAGTTGCGGGTTCGGCCTCGCTTGAGCCTTTGTACCAGCACATGGAGCGCTCCTTTTTGCGGATAGGCTATCTCAACCCGCAAAACCCAGACCACATGATGCGGACCTTGCGGCGCGTTTTCTCCCGGGCCGAGCTCGACGAGCGTGAGGTCTCATCGCTGCGCGGGCTCCTCTCCCAGATCGACTGGGCCTGCGCCGAGTTCAAGGGGAAGAAGGGCGAATGA
- a CDS encoding SemiSWEET family sugar transporter produces MTLVGALGLCAGLLTSGAAVPQVYKTYRTRHARDISMWQLVMLSLGMLLWLIYGTFIGDLPLILANTFSIGCYISLIAMKLRYDRKDRGR; encoded by the coding sequence ATGACTCTCGTCGGCGCCCTCGGCCTTTGCGCCGGGCTTCTCACCAGCGGGGCGGCCGTTCCCCAGGTCTACAAGACCTACCGGACCAGGCATGCGCGCGACATCTCCATGTGGCAGCTGGTCATGTTGAGCCTGGGCATGCTGCTCTGGCTCATCTACGGCACTTTTATCGGCGATCTTCCCCTGATCCTTGCCAACACCTTTTCCATCGGCTGCTACATCTCGCTGATAGCGATGAAGCTCCGCTATGACAGAAAGGATCGAGGCCGCTAA
- the surE gene encoding 5'/3'-nucleotidase SurE: MKILLTNDDGVHSPGLAALIKMVSEVAEVVVVAPDREQSAVSHALTLHRPLRAARIGTNVFAVEGTPTDCVNLGIHSLLSFRPDLVISGVNRGANIADDVTYSGTVAAALEATLMGIPAIAVSLVTRSGGEHFEAAAACAARLALTVHEKGLPRDTYLNVNVPDLPAEKLLPPLITCQGKRSYEGTIVDKVDPRGRNYYWIGTTDLSFEDIPGTDYHAVSRGHVSISPLHIDLTNHATIEMLKSWELP, from the coding sequence GTGAAGATTCTCCTTACCAACGACGACGGTGTGCATTCTCCAGGTCTCGCCGCGTTGATCAAGATGGTTTCCGAGGTGGCAGAAGTGGTGGTAGTGGCCCCGGACCGCGAACAAAGCGCCGTATCCCATGCGCTCACCCTGCATCGCCCGCTGAGAGCGGCCCGTATCGGCACCAACGTCTTCGCCGTCGAGGGAACCCCTACCGACTGCGTCAACCTTGGCATCCACAGCCTTTTGTCGTTCCGCCCGGACCTCGTCATCTCCGGGGTCAACCGCGGCGCCAACATAGCGGACGACGTCACCTATTCCGGCACCGTGGCGGCGGCGCTGGAGGCGACCTTGATGGGTATTCCCGCCATCGCCGTCTCCCTAGTGACCCGCTCGGGAGGGGAGCATTTCGAGGCCGCTGCCGCCTGCGCCGCAAGGCTTGCCCTGACGGTGCACGAAAAAGGGCTGCCGCGCGACACCTATCTCAACGTGAACGTGCCTGATCTCCCAGCGGAAAAACTCCTGCCGCCGCTCATCACCTGCCAGGGAAAGCGCAGTTACGAGGGGACCATAGTAGACAAGGTCGATCCCCGCGGCAGGAACTACTACTGGATCGGCACCACCGATCTGAGCTTCGAGGATATTCCCGGCACCGATTATCATGCCGTTTCCAGGGGGCATGTATCTATATCGCCCTTGCACATCGATCTCACGAACCATGCAACCATCGAGATGCTGAAGAGCTGGGAACTGCCGTGA
- a CDS encoding protein-L-isoaspartate(D-aspartate) O-methyltransferase, which yields MNSAVARKRMVAELVKRGITDQRVLGAMLEIPRHIFVEEAMSAQAYSDGSLPIGEKQTISQPYIVAKMTQLLELSGREKVLELGTGSGYQAAVLATLADRVCTVERIRPLALKARKALDSLRLLNVNLKIGDGTEGWPEEAPFDAILVTAGAPHLPDCLVQQLAPGGRLVIPVGDRIDQRLLLVTKGMDGSVATEECDDCRFVRLIGKNGWNDEQ from the coding sequence ATGAATTCTGCTGTTGCACGCAAGAGAATGGTGGCCGAGCTGGTGAAGCGCGGCATCACCGACCAGCGGGTGCTGGGCGCCATGCTGGAGATTCCGAGACACATATTCGTTGAAGAGGCCATGTCTGCTCAGGCCTACAGCGACGGCTCGCTGCCCATCGGAGAAAAACAGACCATCTCGCAGCCGTACATAGTGGCGAAGATGACGCAGCTCTTGGAGCTTTCCGGGCGCGAAAAGGTGCTGGAGTTAGGGACCGGTTCCGGCTACCAGGCCGCGGTACTCGCGACACTCGCCGACCGGGTCTGCACGGTGGAGCGCATCCGCCCGCTGGCCCTCAAGGCGCGCAAAGCGCTCGACAGCCTCAGGCTTTTGAACGTAAATCTGAAGATAGGGGACGGAACCGAGGGGTGGCCCGAGGAGGCACCTTTCGACGCCATCCTGGTCACCGCCGGCGCTCCGCATCTCCCCGACTGCCTGGTTCAGCAGCTTGCCCCGGGCGGCAGGCTGGTGATCCCTGTGGGCGACAGGATCGACCAGAGGCTCTTGCTGGTGACAAAGGGAATGGACGGCAGCGTGGCCACGGAAGAGTGCGACGACTGCCGCTTCGTAAGGCTTATCGGAAAAAACGGTTGGAATGACGAGCAGTAG
- a CDS encoding sigma-70 family RNA polymerase sigma factor, whose protein sequence is MENDELLEEKEPLFMDAEQDPDALELEEVEAEVDEPAEVEEEEIKAAVVEHFDDAIKLYLREIQKTKLLTADEEKELAARIDLGDKAARDRMIVSNLRLVVKIAKRYINRGLPFLDLIEEGNMGLIKAVERFKLSKECRFSTYATWWIRQSIERALVNQSRTIRLPVHVSDDINKMLRVTRELVQKMNREPTIKEVADTLDVNVTYVRRLMVLLKKTYSIERPMGENNDYFLIDTIEDTSTISPAVLLEDLNKYELVSKWFETLSDAEKKILTLRFGLDDKDPQTLDTIGRSFGVTRERIRQIEAKSLEKLRKIVEATDIMGRAAVPPTTTGT, encoded by the coding sequence ATGGAAAACGACGAGCTTTTAGAGGAGAAGGAACCTCTTTTCATGGACGCCGAGCAGGACCCGGATGCACTCGAACTGGAGGAAGTCGAGGCTGAAGTCGACGAGCCTGCCGAGGTCGAGGAAGAGGAAATCAAGGCCGCGGTGGTGGAGCATTTCGACGACGCCATCAAGCTCTACCTGCGGGAAATCCAGAAGACCAAGCTTCTCACCGCCGACGAAGAGAAGGAGCTTGCGGCGCGCATCGACCTGGGCGACAAGGCCGCCCGGGACCGGATGATCGTCTCCAACCTCCGCCTGGTGGTGAAGATCGCCAAGCGATACATAAACCGCGGGCTCCCCTTCCTGGATCTGATCGAAGAAGGGAACATGGGGCTCATCAAGGCGGTGGAGCGCTTCAAGCTCTCCAAAGAGTGCCGCTTCTCGACCTACGCCACATGGTGGATCAGGCAGTCCATCGAGCGCGCGCTGGTGAACCAGTCCCGCACCATCCGCCTCCCGGTGCACGTCTCCGACGACATCAACAAGATGCTCAGGGTGACGCGCGAACTGGTGCAGAAGATGAACCGCGAGCCGACCATCAAGGAAGTCGCCGACACGCTGGATGTGAACGTCACCTACGTGCGCAGACTCATGGTCCTCTTGAAGAAGACCTATTCCATCGAGCGCCCCATGGGTGAGAACAACGATTACTTCTTGATCGACACCATAGAGGACACCTCAACCATATCGCCGGCCGTGCTTTTGGAAGACCTCAACAAGTACGAGCTGGTCTCCAAGTGGTTCGAGACCCTCTCCGACGCGGAGAAGAAGATCCTTACGCTTCGTTTCGGTCTCGACGACAAGGATCCCCAGACCCTCGACACCATAGGGCGCAGCTTCGGCGTGACCCGCGAGAGGATCCGGCAGATCGAGGCGAAATCTCTGGAGAAGCTGAGAAAGATAGTGGAAGCTACCGACATCATGGGACGCGCGGCTGTCCCCCCGACAACTACAGGCACATAA
- a CDS encoding adenine phosphoribosyltransferase: MEDLKSIIRNIPDFPKKGILFKDITTLLGDAQSFQRMVDLLSHRYVGQKIDKVVGVEARGFIIGAALAYKLGAGIVLVRKPGKLPSKTISKTYALEYGTDTLEIHTDAFNKGDRVLIADDLLATGGTMAAVVDLINSMDVELVECCFMAELEFLEGAKKLPEGKVFSLLKF, from the coding sequence ATGGAAGATCTGAAAAGCATCATCAGGAACATCCCGGACTTCCCCAAGAAGGGGATACTTTTCAAGGACATCACCACGCTCTTAGGCGATGCCCAATCGTTCCAGCGCATGGTCGACCTCCTGTCGCACCGGTACGTGGGGCAGAAGATAGACAAGGTGGTGGGCGTCGAGGCGCGCGGTTTCATCATCGGCGCGGCGCTCGCGTACAAGCTCGGCGCCGGGATCGTACTGGTGCGCAAGCCCGGGAAGCTTCCGTCCAAGACCATCAGCAAGACGTATGCCCTCGAATACGGTACCGACACCCTGGAGATCCATACCGACGCCTTCAACAAGGGCGATCGCGTGTTGATCGCTGACGACCTATTGGCCACCGGCGGCACCATGGCTGCGGTCGTAGATTTGATCAACAGCATGGACGTCGAGTTGGTCGAGTGCTGCTTCATGGCAGAGCTCGAATTCCTGGAGGGGGCGAAGAAGCTTCCTGAAGGTAAAGTGTTCTCCCTGCTCAAGTTCTAA
- a CDS encoding HGGxSTG domain-containing protein, protein MGFPMDRKEKVKATCGAMTRQGMPCRNTRIYKNGRCKNHGGLSTGPKTAGGKLRALANLKKAELSA, encoded by the coding sequence ATGGGGTTCCCAATGGATAGAAAAGAGAAGGTGAAAGCAACATGCGGAGCGATGACGAGGCAGGGGATGCCGTGCAGAAACACACGCATTTACAAGAACGGACGCTGTAAGAACCACGGCGGGTTATCAACGGGGCCAAAGACGGCGGGAGGGAAGTTGAGGGCGCTTGCCAATCTGAAGAAAGCTGAATTATCAGCATAG
- a CDS encoding B12-binding domain-containing radical SAM protein, whose amino-acid sequence MSAILKQRGIMARLHFIQDWTDVELQRLRRVIEDEHIDFVCFSVVSEDTFESTLPFMESARNMGRVVILGGSYLRFFNEVPDTPAHYTCRGDGETLPEFILHGDTGLFDRALLTEDIDTLPLMDYEAMRPFFHLSMAETFTLPYLSSRDCPWSCSFCAESIHPRKKPRIRARVKEDIEYLYGNVFPRQITGVHFHGDLLPYYNQEWRESWGDITFPFTACVRGDIEPDLVRWLCRRGANRVLIGVEDADEEYRNTVFNKQVTDRQLFDSIREFHKHGVFTELTFIVGAPGQGPESQDRAQKLVKKIARRWRSKAQAGLNFCPYGSNSNLGQERTGTRT is encoded by the coding sequence TTGAGCGCGATCTTGAAGCAGCGCGGCATAATGGCCCGTTTGCACTTCATCCAAGATTGGACCGATGTTGAACTGCAACGCTTGCGGCGGGTTATCGAGGATGAGCATATCGATTTCGTCTGTTTCTCCGTCGTAAGTGAGGACACGTTTGAATCGACCCTGCCTTTCATGGAGTCGGCGCGGAATATGGGGCGCGTGGTTATCCTGGGCGGGTCTTATCTGCGGTTCTTTAACGAGGTCCCCGACACCCCAGCCCATTACACCTGCAGAGGTGACGGCGAAACACTGCCGGAATTCATTTTACATGGGGATACGGGGCTGTTTGACCGCGCTTTGCTGACAGAGGATATCGATACCTTGCCCCTCATGGATTACGAGGCAATGCGTCCTTTTTTCCATCTATCTATGGCAGAAACGTTTACCCTGCCTTACCTTTCTAGCCGTGATTGCCCTTGGTCGTGCTCTTTCTGCGCTGAGAGTATCCACCCGCGAAAGAAGCCACGTATTAGGGCGAGGGTGAAGGAGGACATTGAATACCTTTACGGTAATGTTTTTCCCCGCCAAATTACAGGGGTGCATTTCCACGGTGATCTCCTGCCTTATTACAACCAAGAATGGCGTGAGTCTTGGGGTGATATTACCTTTCCATTCACAGCCTGTGTAAGAGGGGATATCGAACCGGATCTAGTGCGCTGGTTGTGTAGACGAGGTGCAAATAGGGTGCTGATTGGAGTTGAAGACGCAGACGAGGAATACCGGAACACGGTATTTAACAAACAGGTGACAGATAGGCAGCTTTTCGACTCCATACGGGAATTTCACAAGCATGGTGTATTTACCGAGCTTACTTTCATCGTCGGTGCGCCAGGGCAAGGTCCCGAATCACAGGACAGAGCACAAAAGCTAGTGAAAAAGATAGCGCGTCGGTGGCGCAGTAAGGCCCAAGCTGGTCTAAACTTCTGTCCCTACGGCAGCAACAGCAATTTAGGGCAAGAGCGCACAGGTACAAGAACCTGA